In one Inquilinus sp. Marseille-Q2685 genomic region, the following are encoded:
- a CDS encoding Crp/Fnr family transcriptional regulator, translating to MARAGQEIWPEGRPNPPVIHITAGWAARIRRLPGGARQIVRFLLPGDIAGLHSQFLGASISALQAITDVSLVEIRPGRLRDQIRQIPELGYEIGLLAAREKRDLEDQLLAMGQDGGLGKVAFLLTTLFRRGVQAGLVSGALLPFPLTQRHVGDALGLSVVHVNRMLRQLQREGLVRLKRGRLEMLDEPALAAIGHVPDRRDDAP from the coding sequence CCCGCCTGTCATCCACATCACCGCGGGCTGGGCGGCCCGCATCCGGCGACTGCCCGGCGGGGCACGGCAGATCGTCCGCTTCCTGCTGCCGGGCGATATCGCCGGGCTCCATTCCCAGTTCCTCGGGGCCTCGATCAGCGCGTTGCAGGCCATCACCGACGTGTCGCTGGTGGAGATCCGCCCCGGCCGGCTGCGCGACCAGATCCGGCAGATCCCCGAGCTCGGCTACGAGATCGGCCTTCTGGCGGCGCGCGAGAAGCGCGACCTCGAGGACCAGCTGCTGGCCATGGGCCAGGACGGCGGCCTGGGCAAGGTGGCGTTCCTGCTGACGACGCTGTTCCGGCGGGGCGTGCAGGCCGGGCTGGTGTCCGGCGCCCTCCTGCCCTTCCCCCTGACCCAGCGGCATGTCGGCGACGCGCTGGGCCTGTCCGTCGTCCATGTCAACCGGATGCTGCGGCAGCTGCAGCGCGAAGGCCTGGTGCGGCTGAAGCGCGGCCGGCTGGAGATGCTGGACGAGCCGGCGCTGGCCGCGATCGGCCATGTCCCGGACCGCCGGGACGACGCGCCCTGA
- a CDS encoding YaiI/YqxD family protein has product MRILVDADACPVKAEIYRVAERYGLEVFVVTNGGVLVPRDPRIRLVIVSDGFDAADDWIAERAGPADIVVTADIPLADRCLKAGATVIGPTGRPFTRDSIGMALASRALMADLRAMGTVSGGNKPMSGKDKSAFLSALDAAVVRLRRSPPPRPA; this is encoded by the coding sequence ATCCGCATCCTCGTCGACGCCGATGCCTGCCCGGTGAAGGCCGAGATCTACCGCGTCGCCGAGCGCTACGGGCTCGAGGTGTTCGTTGTCACCAATGGCGGGGTGCTGGTGCCGCGCGACCCGCGCATCCGGCTGGTGATCGTGAGCGACGGCTTCGACGCGGCCGACGACTGGATCGCCGAGCGCGCGGGCCCGGCGGACATCGTCGTCACCGCCGACATCCCGCTGGCCGACCGCTGCCTGAAGGCGGGTGCCACGGTGATCGGCCCGACCGGCCGGCCCTTCACCAGGGATTCGATCGGCATGGCCCTGGCCAGCCGGGCGCTGATGGCCGACCTGCGCGCCATGGGCACCGTCAGCGGCGGCAACAAGCCGATGTCGGGGAAGGACAAATCCGCCTTCCTGTCGGCGCTGGACGCCGCCGTGGTCCGGCTGCGGCGCAGCCCGCCGCCCCGGCCGGCCTGA
- a CDS encoding DNA topoisomerase IB, protein MADTAAVPGAPPNPSPPEEAKAHGLRYVSDTDPGIRRRRSGKGFAYSLPDGQPVRDRDTLARIRKLAIPPAYTDVWICLDPRGHLQASGRDQRGRKQYRYHPRWKEARAETKYNRMVAFGRALPRIRKQVDADLAQRGLTRAKVLAAIVRLLEATLIRIGNDEYARTNKSFGLTTLRKRHVDVEGGAVRFEFKAKSGRLHRAAFRDRRIARIVRSCQDLPGHRLFQYVDDEGERHSVGSDDVNEYLREISGQDFTAKDFRTWAGTLLAAKILATESEPDAPPTKVAVVRCIEQVAVQLGNTPAVCRACYVHPGVVGAFLDGDLAATLRWPPGDDPDGRRGEAALLRFLKRLEAAPAGRA, encoded by the coding sequence ATGGCCGACACAGCCGCAGTCCCGGGCGCGCCGCCCAACCCGTCCCCGCCCGAGGAGGCCAAGGCCCACGGGCTGCGCTACGTCTCCGACACCGATCCGGGGATCCGGCGGCGCCGGTCCGGCAAGGGCTTCGCCTATAGCCTGCCGGACGGGCAGCCGGTGCGGGACCGGGACACGCTGGCCCGGATCCGCAAGCTGGCCATCCCGCCGGCCTACACCGATGTCTGGATCTGCCTCGACCCGCGCGGCCATCTGCAGGCCAGCGGGCGCGACCAGCGCGGCCGCAAGCAGTACCGCTACCACCCGCGCTGGAAGGAGGCGCGGGCGGAAACCAAGTACAACCGCATGGTCGCCTTCGGCCGCGCCCTGCCCCGCATCCGCAAGCAGGTCGACGCCGATCTGGCGCAGCGCGGCCTGACCCGGGCCAAGGTGCTGGCCGCGATCGTCCGCCTGCTGGAGGCGACGCTGATCCGCATCGGCAACGACGAATACGCCAGGACCAACAAGAGCTTCGGCCTGACCACGCTGCGCAAGCGCCATGTCGACGTCGAAGGCGGCGCCGTGCGCTTCGAGTTCAAGGCCAAGAGCGGCCGGCTGCACCGCGCCGCCTTCCGCGACCGCCGCATCGCCCGCATCGTCCGGTCCTGCCAGGACCTGCCCGGCCACCGGCTGTTCCAGTATGTCGACGACGAGGGCGAGCGGCATTCGGTCGGGTCGGACGACGTCAACGAGTATCTGCGCGAGATCTCCGGCCAGGACTTCACCGCCAAGGATTTCCGGACCTGGGCCGGCACGCTGCTGGCCGCGAAGATCCTGGCCACGGAGTCGGAGCCGGACGCGCCGCCCACCAAGGTCGCGGTGGTGCGCTGCATCGAGCAGGTGGCGGTGCAGCTGGGCAACACGCCGGCGGTGTGCCGAGCCTGCTACGTCCACCCGGGCGTGGTCGGCGCCTTCCTCGACGGCGATCTGGCGGCGACCCTGCGCTGGCCGCCCGGCGACGATCCGGACGGCCGCCGCGGCGAGGCCGCGCTGCTGCGCTTCCTGAAGCGGCTGGAGGCCGCGCCGGCCGGCCGCGCATGA
- a CDS encoding ABC transporter permease subunit yields MAFHTPALTAERPRALPNLWDLVAFSLVFGAIVLVAHGGRATLAPLAGLEQTPISLDPLALPDYALRTTLRMLAAIVASLVFTFVYATAAAKSRRAEMVLIPLLDILQSVPVLGFLSFTVVGFMALFPGQVLGVECAAVFAIFTSQAWNMTFSFYQSLKTVPRDLDEASRSFRLSSWQRFWRLEVPFAMPGLVWNTMMSMSGGWFFVVASEAISVGDTTITLPGVGSYVARAIDQRDLAAVGWAVLVMGAVILAYDQLLFRPLVAWAEKFRFEQSAGTSAPRSWLLTLVQRTRLFQLALSPVGVLVRTVSRRRFAFIPAGTVDDGMVARIWSSRWADWGFFALLAAAIAYALWQIIGFVATELSWGDAGEVLLLGVYTLIRVVVLIALATLVWVPVGVWVGLRPRVAERVQPLAQFLAAFPANIAFPFAVVAIVRLGLDPDVWLAPLMVLGTQWYILFNVIAGASAFPTDLREAAASFRIGGWNWWRKVILPGIFPYYVTGAITASGGSWNASIVAEVASWGDTTLTAHGLGAYIAQATSAGDYPRIVLGIAVMSVFVTLFNRLLWRPLFTYAARRLRLD; encoded by the coding sequence ATGGCCTTTCACACTCCCGCCCTCACGGCGGAGCGTCCCCGCGCCTTGCCCAATCTCTGGGACCTGGTGGCGTTCTCTCTCGTCTTCGGCGCCATCGTGCTGGTCGCCCATGGCGGCCGCGCCACCCTGGCGCCGCTGGCCGGCCTCGAGCAGACGCCGATCTCGCTCGACCCGCTGGCCCTGCCCGACTACGCGCTGCGCACCACCCTGCGCATGCTGGCGGCGATCGTCGCCTCGCTGGTCTTCACCTTCGTCTACGCCACCGCCGCGGCCAAGAGCCGGCGGGCGGAGATGGTGCTGATCCCGCTGCTCGACATCCTGCAGTCGGTGCCGGTGCTGGGCTTCCTGTCCTTCACCGTGGTCGGCTTCATGGCCCTGTTCCCGGGCCAGGTGCTGGGCGTCGAATGTGCCGCGGTGTTCGCCATCTTCACCTCCCAGGCCTGGAACATGACCTTCAGCTTCTACCAATCGCTGAAGACCGTGCCGCGCGACCTGGACGAGGCCAGCCGCAGCTTCCGCCTTTCGTCCTGGCAGCGCTTCTGGCGGCTGGAGGTGCCCTTCGCCATGCCCGGTCTGGTGTGGAACACCATGATGTCGATGTCGGGCGGCTGGTTCTTCGTGGTGGCGTCGGAGGCGATCTCGGTCGGCGACACCACCATCACCCTGCCCGGCGTCGGCTCCTACGTCGCCCGGGCGATCGACCAGCGCGACCTGGCCGCCGTCGGCTGGGCCGTGCTGGTGATGGGGGCGGTGATTCTGGCCTATGACCAGCTGCTGTTCCGGCCGCTGGTGGCCTGGGCCGAGAAGTTCCGGTTCGAGCAGTCGGCCGGCACCAGCGCCCCCCGCTCCTGGCTGCTGACCCTGGTGCAGCGCACCCGGCTGTTCCAGCTGGCGCTGTCGCCGGTCGGCGTCCTGGTGCGCACCGTGTCGCGCCGACGCTTCGCTTTCATCCCGGCCGGGACCGTCGACGACGGCATGGTCGCCCGCATCTGGTCCAGCCGCTGGGCCGACTGGGGGTTCTTCGCCCTGCTGGCGGCGGCGATCGCCTATGCCCTGTGGCAAATCATCGGCTTCGTCGCGACGGAGCTGAGCTGGGGCGATGCCGGCGAGGTGCTGCTGCTCGGCGTCTACACCCTGATCCGGGTGGTGGTGCTGATCGCGCTGGCGACGCTGGTCTGGGTGCCGGTCGGCGTCTGGGTCGGCCTGCGCCCTCGCGTCGCCGAGCGGGTGCAGCCGCTGGCCCAGTTCCTGGCCGCCTTCCCGGCCAACATCGCCTTCCCCTTCGCGGTGGTGGCGATCGTCCGGCTGGGCCTGGACCCGGATGTCTGGCTGGCGCCGCTGATGGTGCTGGGCACCCAGTGGTACATCCTGTTCAACGTCATCGCCGGCGCCAGCGCCTTCCCGACCGACCTGAGGGAGGCGGCGGCCAGCTTCCGCATCGGCGGCTGGAACTGGTGGCGCAAGGTCATCCTGCCCGGGATCTTCCCCTACTACGTCACCGGGGCGATCACCGCCTCGGGCGGGTCCTGGAACGCCAGCATCGTCGCCGAGGTGGCGAGCTGGGGCGACACCACCCTGACCGCCCACGGCCTCGGCGCCTACATCGCCCAGGCCACCAGCGCCGGCGACTATCCGCGCATCGTGCTCGGCATCGCCGTGATGTCGGTCTTCGTCACCCTGTTCAACCGGCTGCTGTGGCGGCCGCTCTTCACCTACGCCGCCCGCCGGCTGCGCCTCGACTGA
- a CDS encoding AAA-associated domain-containing protein yields the protein MYQTIAHAPTTSVANDNPVLIDIAGVRQAYHKGDSADLLVLDDVSLTIREGEIVGLLGRSGSGKSSLLRIIAGLVPPSAGKVSWCGRPVEGPSEGLSMVFQSFALFPWLTVLQNVEIGLEAQGIPATERRRRALEAIDLIGLDGFESAYPKELSGGMRQRVGFARALVVHPRLMLMDEPFSALDVLTAETLRTDLIDLWMEGRLPIKSILMVTHNIEEAILMCDRVLIFSSNPGRVAAEIRIDLPHPRNRLDPEFRRMVDDIYARMTNRGPAEKAGPKAGFHGTGIGMELPHVSTNLMSGLMEALAAPPYNGRADLPDLAATLQMEADELFPIAETLQLLRFADLADGDIHLTEQGRLFVDSDVDHRKRLFAAHLLAHVPIAALIRRVLDERPSHRAPRLRFSEELEDFMSEDRAEETLRAAISWGRYAELFAYDGESGQFSLEDPV from the coding sequence ATGTACCAGACCATTGCCCACGCCCCGACCACCTCGGTCGCCAACGACAACCCCGTCCTGATCGACATCGCCGGCGTCCGCCAGGCCTATCACAAGGGCGACAGCGCCGACCTGCTGGTGCTGGACGACGTCTCTCTGACCATCCGCGAGGGCGAGATCGTCGGGCTGCTCGGCCGCTCCGGTTCCGGCAAGTCCTCGCTGCTGCGGATCATCGCCGGCCTGGTGCCACCCAGCGCCGGCAAGGTCAGCTGGTGCGGCCGGCCGGTCGAAGGTCCGTCCGAGGGCCTGTCGATGGTGTTCCAGAGCTTCGCCCTGTTCCCCTGGCTGACCGTGCTGCAGAACGTCGAGATCGGGCTGGAGGCCCAGGGCATCCCGGCCACCGAGCGGCGGCGCCGGGCGCTGGAGGCGATCGACCTGATCGGCCTGGACGGGTTCGAGAGCGCCTATCCGAAGGAGCTGTCGGGCGGCATGCGCCAGCGCGTCGGCTTCGCCCGCGCCCTGGTCGTGCATCCCCGTCTGATGCTGATGGACGAGCCGTTCTCGGCGCTGGACGTGCTGACGGCGGAGACGCTGCGCACCGACCTGATCGACCTGTGGATGGAGGGCCGGCTGCCGATCAAGTCGATCCTGATGGTGACGCACAACATCGAGGAGGCGATCCTGATGTGCGACCGCGTCCTGATCTTCTCCTCCAACCCCGGCCGGGTGGCGGCGGAGATCCGCATCGACCTGCCGCATCCGCGCAACCGCCTGGACCCTGAGTTCCGGCGCATGGTCGACGACATCTATGCCCGCATGACCAATCGCGGGCCGGCAGAGAAGGCCGGGCCGAAGGCGGGATTCCACGGCACCGGCATCGGCATGGAGCTGCCGCATGTCTCGACCAACCTGATGTCGGGCCTGATGGAGGCGCTGGCCGCGCCGCCCTATAACGGCCGGGCCGACCTGCCGGACCTGGCGGCAACCCTGCAGATGGAGGCGGACGAGCTGTTCCCGATCGCCGAGACGCTGCAGTTGCTGCGCTTCGCCGATCTGGCCGACGGCGACATCCACCTGACCGAGCAGGGCCGGCTGTTCGTGGACTCCGACGTCGACCACCGCAAGCGGCTGTTCGCCGCGCATCTGCTGGCGCATGTGCCGATCGCGGCTCTGATCCGGCGGGTGCTGGACGAGCGGCCGAGCCATCGCGCCCCGCGGCTGCGCTTCAGCGAGGAGCTGGAGGATTTCATGTCCGAGGACCGAGCGGAGGAGACGCTGCGCGCCGCCATCTCCTGGGGCCGCTACGCCGAGCTCTTCGCGTATGACGGCGAAAGCGGCCAGTTCAGCCTGGAGGATCCGGTGTAA
- a CDS encoding aminotransferase class V-fold PLP-dependent enzyme, with protein MKSNEDIRRRLGLRPVINVSGTMTSLGASIVVPEAVQAVSEILPQFVEITDLQRKASARIAKSCAAEAGFVTASASAGISLAVAGAMTGDDLLAIERLPDTTGLPRTEVLLQVGHMVSYGAPVDQAVRLAGARVVPVGTATSAAGYQLDGAITERTAAALYVVSHHVVQYGQIPLEEFAEICRAKGVPVIVDAASEYDLTGFLARGADLAIYSAHKFLGGPTAGIVAGREDLVRAAFLQNRGIGRGMKVGKEGVVGTIAALGAWETRDHAAARAREDGHLKLWREGLAGLPGVTAVVEPDPTDNPLDRLRVTIDPAKAGLAAWDVADRLAAGDPPVIVRDHEVEHGYFYLDPCNQHDGEAQVVLERLLAVLRGAAGDPPQGDARDRLLARGRKGLESLLRFPR; from the coding sequence ATGAAGTCGAACGAGGATATCCGCCGCCGCCTGGGCCTGCGCCCGGTGATCAACGTCTCAGGCACCATGACCTCGCTGGGCGCCTCGATCGTGGTGCCGGAGGCGGTGCAGGCCGTATCCGAGATCCTGCCGCAATTCGTCGAGATCACCGACCTGCAGCGCAAGGCCAGCGCCCGGATCGCCAAGTCCTGCGCCGCCGAGGCCGGCTTCGTGACCGCCTCGGCCTCGGCCGGGATCAGCCTGGCCGTGGCCGGCGCCATGACCGGCGACGACCTGCTGGCGATCGAGCGGCTGCCGGACACCACCGGCCTGCCGAGGACCGAGGTGCTGCTGCAGGTTGGCCACATGGTCAGCTACGGCGCCCCGGTCGACCAGGCGGTGCGGCTGGCCGGCGCCAGGGTGGTGCCGGTCGGCACCGCCACCTCGGCCGCGGGCTACCAGCTGGACGGGGCGATCACCGAGCGCACGGCCGCGGCGCTCTACGTCGTCTCGCATCATGTCGTGCAATACGGCCAGATCCCGCTCGAGGAGTTCGCCGAGATCTGCCGTGCCAAGGGCGTGCCGGTGATCGTCGACGCCGCCTCGGAATACGACCTGACCGGCTTCCTGGCCCGGGGCGCGGACCTGGCGATCTACAGCGCGCACAAATTCCTCGGCGGGCCGACCGCCGGCATCGTCGCCGGGCGCGAGGATCTGGTGCGCGCCGCCTTCCTGCAGAACCGCGGCATCGGCCGCGGCATGAAGGTCGGCAAGGAGGGCGTGGTCGGCACCATCGCCGCGCTCGGCGCCTGGGAGACGCGCGACCACGCCGCGGCGCGGGCGCGCGAGGACGGCCATCTGAAGCTGTGGCGCGAGGGCCTGGCCGGGCTGCCCGGCGTGACCGCAGTGGTCGAGCCGGACCCGACCGACAACCCGCTGGACCGGCTGCGGGTCACGATCGACCCCGCCAAGGCGGGGCTGGCTGCCTGGGACGTGGCCGACCGGCTGGCGGCCGGCGACCCGCCGGTGATCGTGCGCGACCACGAGGTCGAGCACGGCTATTTCTACCTCGACCCCTGCAACCAGCATGACGGCGAGGCGCAGGTCGTGCTGGAGCGGCTGCTGGCGGTGCTGCGCGGCGCCGCCGGCGACCCGCCCCAGGGCGACGCCCGCGACCGCCTGCTGGCCCGGGGACGGAAGGGTCTGGAATCGCTGCTGCGGTTCCCGCGATAG
- a CDS encoding RidA family protein, whose amino-acid sequence MPNVYDRLAALGITLPKAPPPVANFETHRVSGQLLFLSGQGPLEADGTLHRGKVGATVDRETAYRHARLTGINLLAVMQEALGDLNRVTGIVKLLGMVNAVPEFEHHPEVINGCSDLFVEVFGPQIGRHARSAVGMGSLPRQITVEIEAVVEFAR is encoded by the coding sequence ATGCCCAACGTCTACGACCGCCTTGCCGCGCTCGGCATCACGCTGCCCAAGGCGCCGCCGCCGGTCGCGAATTTCGAGACCCACCGGGTCTCCGGCCAGCTGCTGTTCCTGTCGGGGCAGGGACCATTGGAGGCCGACGGCACCCTGCACCGCGGCAAGGTCGGCGCCACGGTCGACCGCGAGACGGCCTACCGCCACGCCCGGCTGACCGGTATCAACCTGCTGGCGGTGATGCAGGAGGCGTTGGGCGACCTGAACCGCGTCACCGGCATCGTCAAGCTGCTCGGCATGGTCAATGCGGTGCCGGAGTTCGAGCATCATCCGGAGGTGATCAACGGCTGCTCCGACCTCTTCGTCGAGGTGTTCGGGCCCCAGATCGGCCGCCACGCCCGATCGGCCGTCGGCATGGGATCGCTGCCGCGCCAGATCACCGTCGAGATCGAAGCCGTCGTCGAATTCGCGCGGTGA
- a CDS encoding ABC transporter ATP-binding protein: MTAAALRIAPQADPAAPLLDVQNLSVHFPIGGGRVVRAVDGVSLSIRRGSIVGLVGESGSGKTTTGRAVLRLIEPTGGRVLFDGTDVTALPEKQFRAWRRRMQIVFQDPYASLNPRMSVAEILGEALDTHGLAKGRRSQRIGELLERVGLNADHQRRFPHEFSGGQRQRIGIARALAVEPDFIVADEPVSALDVSVQAQVLNLIQDIQRDLGLTLLFVAHDLAVVDYLCDEIVVMYLGRIMEKGPTRLVYDRPRHPYTKALLSAAPVPDPRAKRDRIILKGDIPSPIAPPSGCVFRTRCPMAVEACARAVPPLAEREPGRFVACIRDAELNDQTTD, encoded by the coding sequence GTGACCGCCGCCGCCCTCCGCATTGCTCCTCAAGCCGATCCCGCCGCGCCGCTGCTCGATGTGCAGAACCTGTCGGTGCATTTCCCGATCGGCGGCGGCCGCGTCGTCCGCGCGGTCGACGGCGTCAGCCTGTCGATCCGGCGCGGCAGCATCGTCGGGCTGGTCGGCGAATCCGGCTCCGGCAAGACCACCACCGGCCGTGCCGTGCTGCGGCTGATCGAGCCGACCGGCGGCCGCGTGCTGTTCGACGGCACCGACGTCACGGCGCTGCCGGAGAAGCAGTTCCGCGCCTGGCGCCGGCGCATGCAGATCGTGTTCCAGGACCCCTATGCCAGCCTCAACCCGCGCATGAGCGTGGCCGAGATCCTGGGCGAGGCGCTGGACACGCACGGCCTCGCGAAAGGCCGCCGCAGCCAGCGGATCGGCGAACTCCTGGAGCGCGTCGGCCTCAACGCCGACCATCAGCGCCGCTTCCCGCACGAATTCTCCGGCGGCCAGCGCCAGCGCATCGGCATCGCCCGGGCGCTGGCGGTGGAGCCCGACTTCATCGTGGCGGACGAGCCGGTCTCGGCCCTCGACGTCTCGGTCCAGGCCCAAGTGCTGAACCTGATCCAGGACATCCAGCGCGACCTCGGCCTGACGCTGCTGTTCGTCGCCCATGACCTCGCCGTGGTCGACTATCTCTGCGACGAGATCGTGGTGATGTATCTCGGCCGGATCATGGAGAAGGGGCCGACCCGCCTGGTCTACGACCGGCCGCGCCACCCCTACACCAAGGCCCTGCTGTCGGCCGCGCCGGTGCCGGACCCGCGGGCGAAGCGCGACCGCATCATCCTGAAGGGCGATATCCCGAGCCCGATCGCGCCGCCCTCTGGCTGCGTCTTCCGCACCCGCTGCCCGATGGCGGTCGAAGCCTGCGCCCGGGCGGTGCCACCGCTGGCCGAGCGCGAGCCCGGCCGCTTCGTCGCCTGCATCCGCGATGCCGAACTGAACGACCAAACGACGGACTGA
- a CDS encoding ABC transporter ATP-binding protein, whose protein sequence is MSASTRDIVLAVEDLRTWFHSRDGVAKSVDGVTFDLARGETLAIVGESGSGKSVTSLSIMGLLPKPAGRIESGAIRFRDRKGTTHDLAHASQALLRRLRGAEIAMIFQEPMTSLNPLFTVGDQIAEAVQLHEGVGRAEAMARARRMLELVEIPAAASRLDDYPHQMSGGMRQRVMIALALSCNPSVLIADEPTTALDVTIQAQILDLLRRLQAEIGMSILFVTHNMGVVAEIAHRVAVMYAGRVVEEAPVLELFDRPRHPYTSGLLSCIPNARTGGRHDDARLQPIPGTVPSVMALPPGCAFAPRCPLTEAPCEAAVPDLAAVQPGHRSRCRRTDQL, encoded by the coding sequence ATGAGTGCGTCCACCCGCGATATCGTCCTCGCGGTCGAGGATCTGCGGACCTGGTTCCACAGCCGGGACGGCGTCGCCAAATCGGTCGACGGCGTGACCTTCGACCTGGCGCGCGGCGAGACGCTGGCGATCGTCGGCGAAAGCGGCTCCGGCAAGTCGGTGACCAGCCTGTCGATCATGGGACTGCTGCCGAAGCCGGCCGGCCGGATCGAGAGCGGCGCCATCCGCTTCCGCGACCGCAAGGGCACGACGCACGACTTGGCGCACGCCTCCCAGGCGCTGCTGCGCCGCTTGCGCGGCGCCGAGATCGCGATGATCTTCCAGGAGCCGATGACCAGCCTGAACCCGCTGTTCACCGTCGGCGACCAGATCGCCGAGGCGGTGCAACTGCATGAGGGCGTCGGCCGCGCCGAGGCGATGGCGCGGGCCAGGCGGATGCTGGAGCTGGTGGAGATCCCGGCGGCGGCGTCGCGCCTCGACGACTATCCGCACCAGATGTCGGGCGGCATGCGCCAGCGGGTGATGATCGCGCTGGCCCTGTCCTGCAACCCGTCGGTGCTGATCGCGGACGAGCCGACCACGGCGCTGGACGTCACCATCCAGGCCCAGATCCTGGACCTGCTGCGCCGGCTGCAGGCCGAGATCGGCATGTCGATCCTGTTCGTCACCCACAATATGGGCGTGGTGGCCGAGATCGCGCACCGCGTGGCGGTGATGTATGCCGGACGGGTGGTGGAGGAGGCGCCGGTGCTCGAGCTGTTCGACCGGCCGCGCCACCCCTATACCAGCGGCCTCCTGTCCTGCATCCCGAACGCCCGCACCGGCGGAAGGCACGACGACGCAAGGCTGCAGCCGATCCCGGGCACCGTGCCCAGCGTCATGGCCTTGCCGCCCGGCTGCGCCTTCGCCCCGCGCTGTCCGCTGACCGAAGCGCCCTGCGAGGCTGCGGTGCCGGACCTCGCCGCGGTGCAGCCGGGCCACCGCTCCCGCTGCCGGAGGACCGACCAGCTGTGA
- a CDS encoding amidohydrolase/deacetylase family metallohydrolase, with protein MPVLIRAARPVGFPDHPGDTPIDILIADGRVAAVGQGINAPAGAEIVDGRGGWVSPGWADLHAHVYHGGTDISIRPSQGGLAHGVTTIVDAGSSGEGNFVGFREFIAEPAAERVVAFLNIGSIGLVACNRVSELIDQRSIDITRTLKVIEANRDIIRGIKCRACSTVTGAWGITPVKIAKKVAKISGLPLMVHVGEPPPLLEEVLAVLTPGDVLTHCFHGKPGGNILEDEELFGIARQVAEAGVRLDVGHGGASFSFKVARAGIERGLYPFSISTDLHLRSIEGPVWDMATTMSKLLAVGMPFAEVVAAASTRPRSVIGLAGEGNLRVGAEADFTVFGLEDASVTLPDSSGDSATLDRLFAPRHAVLGTKSVAAARLFDPAAHE; from the coding sequence ATGCCCGTCCTGATCCGCGCCGCCCGCCCGGTCGGCTTCCCCGATCACCCCGGTGACACCCCGATCGACATCCTGATCGCCGATGGCCGGGTGGCCGCGGTGGGGCAGGGGATCAACGCCCCCGCCGGGGCCGAGATCGTCGACGGCCGTGGCGGCTGGGTGTCGCCCGGCTGGGCCGACCTGCACGCCCATGTCTATCACGGCGGCACCGACATCTCGATCCGCCCGTCCCAGGGCGGGCTGGCGCATGGCGTCACCACCATCGTCGATGCCGGCTCCTCCGGAGAAGGCAACTTCGTCGGCTTCCGCGAGTTCATCGCCGAGCCGGCAGCGGAGCGGGTGGTCGCCTTCCTCAACATCGGCTCGATCGGCCTCGTCGCCTGCAACCGGGTCAGCGAGCTGATCGACCAGCGCTCGATCGACATCACCCGCACGCTGAAGGTGATCGAGGCCAACCGCGACATCATCCGCGGCATCAAGTGCCGGGCCTGCAGCACGGTCACCGGCGCCTGGGGCATCACCCCGGTGAAGATCGCCAAGAAGGTGGCCAAGATCAGCGGCCTGCCGCTGATGGTCCATGTCGGCGAGCCGCCGCCGCTGCTGGAGGAGGTGCTGGCGGTGCTGACCCCCGGCGACGTGCTGACCCACTGCTTCCACGGCAAGCCGGGCGGCAACATCCTGGAGGACGAGGAGCTGTTCGGCATCGCCAGGCAGGTGGCCGAGGCCGGCGTGCGGCTCGATGTCGGCCATGGCGGCGCCTCCTTCTCCTTCAAGGTGGCGCGGGCCGGGATTGAGCGCGGCCTCTATCCCTTCTCCATCTCCACCGACCTGCATCTGCGCTCGATCGAAGGTCCGGTCTGGGACATGGCGACGACCATGTCGAAGCTGCTGGCCGTCGGCATGCCCTTCGCCGAGGTGGTGGCCGCCGCCAGCACCCGCCCGCGCTCGGTGATCGGGCTGGCGGGGGAAGGCAACCTGCGGGTGGGGGCAGAGGCGGATTTCACCGTCTTCGGGCTGGAGGATGCGTCGGTGACGCTGCCGGATTCCTCCGGCGACAGCGCCACGCTCGACCGGCTGTTCGCGCCGCGCCACGCCGTGCTCGGCACCAAATCGGTGGCGGCGGCCCGGCTGTTCGACCCGGCGGCGCACGAATGA